The genomic segment GCCGGGGCTCGGGCCCCGCTCGGCGCGCCGTGCGGTGTTGCAGATGTTGCGCAAACGGGCGGCGCTGATGGCGCCGCTCGCAAAGATGATGGCGCAAGTCGCGGAAAACGCGCGCGAATGCGAGATCTGCGGCAATATTTCGGTGGGCGGCTGCTGCGAGATCTGCGCCGCGCCGGGCCGCGCGACCGGCGAGATTTGCGTCGTCGAGGATGTCGCCGATCTCTGGGCGATGGAGCGCGGCGGCGCCTTCAAGGGCCGCTATCATGTGCTCGGGGGCGTGCTCTCGGCGCTCGATGCGGTCGGCCCCGAGGAGCTCGGCATCCCGCGGCTCCTCGCACGGATCGAGGCGGAGGGGGTGGGCGAGGTGATCTTGGCGCTCAACGCCACCGTCGAGGGCCAGACCACCGCGCATTACATCGCCGAAACCCTCGAGGGGCGGGGCGTGCGCATCACCTCGCTTGCCCAGGGCGTGCCGATCGGGGGCGAGCTCGATTATCTCGACGATGGCACGATCTCGGCGGCGCTGCGCGCGCGGCGGGCGTTCTGACCGCGGCCCCAAGCCCCGCCCCCTCCGCTTCTTCTTGGCAAAAATACGCATTCCGCCGCCGGGGCCGCCGCTGCAACCGGGCATTGATCCGCCCGCCCCCCGGGGCTATCAGGGGATGACACCCGAACAGCCAGAGTTTTCGCATGAACCGCCTTTATCACGTCGCGCTTTCGCCCTTCTGCCGCAAGGTGCGCCTGACGCTCGCGGAAAAGAAGATCGAGGTCGAGCTGGTCGAGGAGCGCTACTGGGAGCAAAGCCCCGAGTTTTTGCGCCGCAATCCGGCGGGCAAGGTGCCGGTTCTGCGGCTCGATGCGCGGGTGATGAGCGAAAGCCAGGCGATCTGCGAATATCTCGACGAGACCGTTCCGGGGCCCACGCTGATCCCGCGCGACGCGGAGGGCCGCTATGAGGTGCGCAGGCTCTGCGCCTGGTTCGACGACAAGTTCAACGAGGAAGTCACCCGCAAGGTGATGGGTGAGCGGGTCTGGAAGAAGGTCATGAAGAAGGGCTACCCTGACAGCAAGACCGTCAAGGAAGGGCTCTCGGCGATCAAGTTCCACCTCGATTACATGGGCTGGCTGCTCGATCAGCGGCGCTGGCTGGCGGGCGATGTGATGACGCTCGCGGATTTTGCGGCCGCCGCGCATCTGAGCTGTCTCGATTATATTTCGGATGTCGACTGGAACCGCTCGGAGGCGGTGAAGGATTGGTATGCGAAGATCAAGTCGCGCCCGGCGTTCCGCTCGCTTCTGGCCGATCAGTTGCCGGGGCTGCCGCCCTCGCCGCAATATGCCGAGCTCGATTTCTGAGCGCGGCCGGGGGATCCTCCCCCGGACCCCCTAGGATATTTGAGGCAAGATGAAAGAGGCCGGGTTCAAGGAGCGGCTGATCGCGAAGGCCCTGGAGGAGGGGTTTTCGAAGGCGCGCGTGACGCGGCCCGATGCGATCCCGCAGGCGGCGGGGCGGCTCGAGGCCTTTGTGGCAGCGGGGCTGCATGGGCAGATGGGCTGGATGGCGGAGCGGCGGGAGTGGCGGGGCAACCCGGCGGCGCTCTGGCCCGAGGCGCGTTCGGTGCTGATGGTGGCGGAGAGTTATGCGCCCGATATGGACCCGCGCGCGGCTTTGGCGGACCCGGGCCGCGGGGCGGTCAGCGTCTATGCGCAGGGCAAGGATTATCATGACCTCGTGAAGCGGCGGCTCAAGCGCACCGGGCGGTGGCTCATCGACGCGGCGGCGAAGGCGGGGATTGCTTGCGAGATCAAGGTCTTCGTCGATACCGCGCCGGTGATGGAGAAGCCTTTGGCCGAGGCGGCGGGGCTCGGCTGGCAGGGCAAGCACACGAACCTTCTGGCGCGCGATCTGGGCAACTGGTTCTTTCTCGGCGCGATTTTCACGACGCTGGATCTGGCGCCCGATGCGCCGGAGGGGGGCCATTGCGGGAGTTGCACGGCCTGTCTCGCCGCCTGCCCGACGGAGGCGTTTTTGGGGCCTTACCGGATGGATGCGCGGCGCTGCATTTCTTACCTCACCATCGAGCACCGGGGGCCGATTGCGGAGGAGTTGCGGGCGCGGATGGGCAACCGGATCTATGGTTGTGACGATTGTCTGGCGGCCTGTCCGTGGAACAAGTTTGCGGCAGAAGCGCGCGAGATCGGCTATGCCGCGCGGGTGGGGGCGCCGCCGCTGGCCGAGCTTGCCGCGCTTGATGACGCCGCGTTTCGGGCGCGCTTTGCGGGCTCGCCGATCAAGCGGATCGGGCGGGATCGGATGCTGCGCAATGTGCTCTATGCGATCGGCAATTCGGGTGACCCGGCGCTCGCGGGTGCCGCCGCGCCGCATCTGAACGACCCCGACCCCACGATCGCCGAGGCCGCGGCCTGGGCGGTGGCGCGGCTCGAGCGGCCCTTGCCATGACCCGCGCCTGCGCTAGCTTGGCGCCATGACCCCCGCCTCGACCACGCTCCAGCACCGCCCCGCCCTCGGCATCGGGTTGAAACTCGCCTCGGTGCTGATCTTCATCGTCATGTCGGCGATGATCAAGGCGGCGGCCGAGCATGTGCCCGCGGGGGAGACGGTGTTCTTCCGCTCCTTCTTTGCGGTGCCGGTGATCCTTGTCTGGCTGGCCTGGCGGGGCGAGCTGGCGACGGGGCTGCGGGTCGCGCGGCCGATGGGCCATGTCTGGCGAGGCGTGGCGGGCACGGCGGCGATGGGGCTCAACTTCGCCGCGCTCGGGCTCTTGCCGCTGCCGGAGGTCACCGCGATCGGCTATGCGAGCCCGCTCCTCGTCGTCATCTTCGCGGCGATGTTTCTGGGCGAGGAGGTCCGCGCCTTCCGGCTCTCGGCGGTGGCTTTGGGGCTCGTGGGCGTGCTGATCGTGCTCTCGCCGCGCTTCACCGCGCATGACGGCTCCGACCGCGAGGCCTTTGGCGCGATGGTGGTGCTGACCGGCGCGCTTTGCACCGCGCTTGCGCAGGTCTTCATCCGCAAGCTCGTCGCGACCGAGCGCACCTCGGCGATCGTGTTCTGGTTCTCGGTGACCTCGACGGTGCTCTCGCTCGTCTCGCTGCCCTTCGGCTGGGTCGTGCCGAGCGCCGAGGAGGCCGCGCTCCTGATCGGCGCGGGCGTGCTCGGCGGCATCGCGCAGATCTTCCTGACCTCCTCCTATCGCTTCGCCGATGCCTCGATCGTGGCGCCCTTCGACTATGCCTCGATGATCTTCGCGCTTTTGATCGGCTATTTCATCTTCGGCGAGGCGCCGACCGCGGTGATGCTCGGGGGGGCTGCGCTGATCATCCTCGCGGGCGTCTCGATCATCTGGCGCGAGCACCGCCTCGGCCTCGCGCGCGAGCGTCAGCGCAAGGCGCAGACCCCGCAGGGCTGAGCCCGCGCCAACCCTGCGGCAAGATGGTGCGTGCAATTTCGCGCGACTCGTGCTATGGTTGTTCCATAGATGAGCTGAAGGAGGCACTTATGACCCGTCACGTCATCGACCAACCCCGCGACCGCAACGACGAGGCCCGCATGCGGCATTTCCTCGATATCGCGCGCAAGGAAGGGGTTCACCCGGCGGTTACCGAACTGAATGAACGTCCGGTCGATCGCTCGGCGCGAAAGGTTCAGGAGTTCCTCCGGATTGATCGCGAGCAACAGGAGGACGCCTGAGGGCGCTCGCCGGTCACTTCCCCAAGGCCTGAAAGAAAAGGCGCGCCCTCCGTAAGGGCGCGCCTTTCTGTTTCGGCTTGGGCCTGAGGCTCAGGCGCGCACGAGGCGCTCGTAGCTTTCCGCGATATCGCGGGTCAGCGCGCCCACTTCGAAGTGGAAATCGCCGATCTGGCCGACCGGGGTGACCTCGGCCGCCGTGCCGGTGAGCCAGCATTGCTCGAACCCGGCAAGCTCGACCGGCTCGATATGGCGCTCATGCACGGTGATGCCCTTTTCCTTCAGCATGCCGATCACCGTCTGACGGGTGAGGCCGTTGAGGAAGCAATCGGGCTTGGGCGTATGCACTTCGCCATCCTTGACGAAGAAGATGTTCGCGCCGGTCGCCTCGGCGACATAGCCGCGGTAATCCATCATCAGCGCATCCGAGCAGCCCTTCGCCTGGGCGGCGTGTTTGGACATCGTGCAGATCATGTAGAGCCCGGCGGCCTTCGCCTCGCAGGGGATCGTCTTCGGGTCCGGGCGGCGCCATTTCGAGATGTCGAGCTTGGCGCCCTTCATCTTCGCATCGCCGTAATAGGCGCCCCATTCCCAGCCCGCGATCGCGAGTCGCACCGGGTTGTGGATCGCCGAGACGCCCATTTCCTCGCCCGCGCCGCGGAAGGCGATGGCGCGCACATAGGCGTCGGTCCAGCCGTTCGCCTTCAGCATCTCGTATTTCGCGGCCTCGATTTCCTCGACCGAATAGGGGATCTCCATGTCGAGCAGATTGGCCGAGCGCCGCAGCCGCTCCGAATGTTCCACCCCTTTGAAAATCTTGCCGTTATAGCACCGCTCGCCCTCGAAGACGGACGAGGCGTAATGCAGCGCGTGGGTCAGAATGTGGACATTCGCATCCCGCCACGGAACGAGCTTGCCGTCCATCCAGATCCAGCCATCACGATCATCATAAGCCCCGGCCATTTTATCCTCCTTCGGATCCCCGGTTTTTCAAAAGTTGCGCAAGTTATGTCCGCCGCGGTCATAAAGTTGCGTAAATTCTGCGCCTCGGTAACATATTGATTCTTGGAAAGTCAACAAGGCTGACATAAAATCACCAAAAAGAGAGGACGAGCGATGGCCGACATTGCCCCGCAGGGCGGCGAAACCCTGCTGTTTCTGACCGATGAACAGCTGCGCAAGGGCATCGAGGCGATGTTCTTCGCCTATCGCGGCTTCACCGCCGACCCGGACCGGATCCTCGACCATCACGGCTATGGCCGCGCCCATCATCGCGCGATCCATTTCATCAACCGCCAGCCCGGGCTGACGGTCACCACGCTCCTGTCGGTGCTCGGCGTCACCAAGCAGAGCCTGAACCGCGTCCTGCGCACGCTGATCGAGGACGGGCTGGTCGAGAACCGCGTAGGCAAGCGCGACAAGCGCGAGCGTCATCTCTATCTGACCGAGGCCGGATCGGCGCTCGAGCGCGAGCTTTCGGGCGCCCAGCGCGAGCGGATGCGCGCGGCCTATCGCGCCGCCGGGCCGCAGGCGGTGGCGGGGTTCCGCCAGGTTCTCGAGGCGATGATGGATGCCGACATGCGCCGCCAGTATCAGCAGATGAAGGATGGCGCCTGATGGGTATCGCGCTGCAAACGCCGCATCTGCTGATCGTCGATGATGATGAGCGGCTCCGCGGGCTTCTCCACAAGTTCTTGACGCGCAACGGCTTTCTGGTGACGGCGGCGCGCGATGCGGGCCATGCGCGCCGGCTTCTCGCCGGGCTCGAGTTCAACATGATCGTGCTCGATGTGATGATGCCGGGCGAGGACGGGCTGACGCTGACGCGCGATCTGCGGGCGCATCGGGTGGTGACGCCGATCCTGCTCCTGACCGCGCGCGGCGAGACGCGCGAGCGGATCGAGGGGCTCGAGGCGGGGGCGGATGATTACCTGCCCAAGCCCTTCGAGCCGAAGGAGCTTCTGCTGCGGATCAACGCGATCTTGCGCCGGGTGCCGAGCGAGGTGCAGGCCGGGCCGAAATATCTCACCCTCGGGCCGCTGCGCTACGATCAGGACCGGGGCGAGCTCTGGTCGGGCGAGAGCCCGGTGCGGCTGACCGCGACCGAGGCGGCCCTGATGCGGATCTTTGCCGCGC from the Rhodobacter xanthinilyticus genome contains:
- a CDS encoding response regulator encodes the protein MGIALQTPHLLIVDDDERLRGLLHKFLTRNGFLVTAARDAGHARRLLAGLEFNMIVLDVMMPGEDGLTLTRDLRAHRVVTPILLLTARGETRERIEGLEAGADDYLPKPFEPKELLLRINAILRRVPSEVQAGPKYLTLGPLRYDQDRGELWSGESPVRLTATEAALMRIFAARAGEVVSRADVIEELGRDRAGLAGASPEESVGGDRAIDVQITRLRRKIEPDPREPRYLQTVRGLGYMLAPD
- a CDS encoding DMT family transporter; the encoded protein is MTPASTTLQHRPALGIGLKLASVLIFIVMSAMIKAAAEHVPAGETVFFRSFFAVPVILVWLAWRGELATGLRVARPMGHVWRGVAGTAAMGLNFAALGLLPLPEVTAIGYASPLLVVIFAAMFLGEEVRAFRLSAVALGLVGVLIVLSPRFTAHDGSDREAFGAMVVLTGALCTALAQVFIRKLVATERTSAIVFWFSVTSTVLSLVSLPFGWVVPSAEEAALLIGAGVLGGIAQIFLTSSYRFADASIVAPFDYASMIFALLIGYFIFGEAPTAVMLGGAALIILAGVSIIWREHRLGLARERQRKAQTPQG
- a CDS encoding branched-chain amino acid aminotransferase, giving the protein MAGAYDDRDGWIWMDGKLVPWRDANVHILTHALHYASSVFEGERCYNGKIFKGVEHSERLRRSANLLDMEIPYSVEEIEAAKYEMLKANGWTDAYVRAIAFRGAGEEMGVSAIHNPVRLAIAGWEWGAYYGDAKMKGAKLDISKWRRPDPKTIPCEAKAAGLYMICTMSKHAAQAKGCSDALMMDYRGYVAEATGANIFFVKDGEVHTPKPDCFLNGLTRQTVIGMLKEKGITVHERHIEPVELAGFEQCWLTGTAAEVTPVGQIGDFHFEVGALTRDIAESYERLVRA
- the recR gene encoding recombination mediator RecR, whose translation is MAGPQGEIEELIALMARLPGLGPRSARRAVLQMLRKRAALMAPLAKMMAQVAENARECEICGNISVGGCCEICAAPGRATGEICVVEDVADLWAMERGGAFKGRYHVLGGVLSALDAVGPEELGIPRLLARIEAEGVGEVILALNATVEGQTTAHYIAETLEGRGVRITSLAQGVPIGGELDYLDDGTISAALRARRAF
- the fzlA gene encoding FtsZ-binding protein FzlA, with translation MNRLYHVALSPFCRKVRLTLAEKKIEVELVEERYWEQSPEFLRRNPAGKVPVLRLDARVMSESQAICEYLDETVPGPTLIPRDAEGRYEVRRLCAWFDDKFNEEVTRKVMGERVWKKVMKKGYPDSKTVKEGLSAIKFHLDYMGWLLDQRRWLAGDVMTLADFAAAAHLSCLDYISDVDWNRSEAVKDWYAKIKSRPAFRSLLADQLPGLPPSPQYAELDF
- the queG gene encoding tRNA epoxyqueuosine(34) reductase QueG, producing MKEAGFKERLIAKALEEGFSKARVTRPDAIPQAAGRLEAFVAAGLHGQMGWMAERREWRGNPAALWPEARSVLMVAESYAPDMDPRAALADPGRGAVSVYAQGKDYHDLVKRRLKRTGRWLIDAAAKAGIACEIKVFVDTAPVMEKPLAEAAGLGWQGKHTNLLARDLGNWFFLGAIFTTLDLAPDAPEGGHCGSCTACLAACPTEAFLGPYRMDARRCISYLTIEHRGPIAEELRARMGNRIYGCDDCLAACPWNKFAAEAREIGYAARVGAPPLAELAALDDAAFRARFAGSPIKRIGRDRMLRNVLYAIGNSGDPALAGAAAPHLNDPDPTIAEAAAWAVARLERPLP
- a CDS encoding MarR family winged helix-turn-helix transcriptional regulator, which gives rise to MADIAPQGGETLLFLTDEQLRKGIEAMFFAYRGFTADPDRILDHHGYGRAHHRAIHFINRQPGLTVTTLLSVLGVTKQSLNRVLRTLIEDGLVENRVGKRDKRERHLYLTEAGSALERELSGAQRERMRAAYRAAGPQAVAGFRQVLEAMMDADMRRQYQQMKDGA